The DNA window CGATTCATGCACGCATGAACGAAGCTTAAGCGGTGCGGTCGCACTGCTAAACGCGGGACGTGGCGAATGCCGATGGAGTACGGGTGCCGTCTTCCCGTCCCTTCCTCTCCATCCGCTTCGACTGTTGCCAGACGTATTCGCGGATCTACCTCACCAAGGACGGCAAGCGGTACGCAGGGCATTGCCCCAAGTGCGCGAAGCCGGTGAGCATCCGCGTCGGGCCCGGCGGGACCGATTGCCGGACGTTTTCGGTGAGTTGAGTCGGCGTACCATATCACGATGGCCGCAGACACCGCTTCTTATTCAGTCACCAAGCCCGGCGGCGTCTGCTACGTCTCGGGCGCGGACATCGTCCCGGGCACGCTCTTCCACTCGGCCCTGCGTGACACCGACGAAGGCCTGCAACGCGTCGATGTGTTGCCGGGCTCGTGGGAAGCCTTCGACCGCAACGGCGTGATCGCGCACTGGCAGGCGACCATGCCCGAGCCGACCGAGAAGAAGAAGCTGCTCGTCGACGATGCGGTACTCTGCGACCTGTTCGAACGGCTCGCCGACAGTGAGGAAGATGACAAGCGACAGTTCCGTTTCGTGCTCGGTCTGATCCTCATGCGAAAGCGGCTGCTGGCGTACGACGGCAGCGAGGGGAACGTCTGGCAGATGCATTGGTCCAACCTCGGCGCGGCCAAGGCCCACGATGGTGCCGTCGAACTACACGATCCCAAGCTCAGCCAAGACCAGATCGCCGACGTCAGCGCGAACCTCGGCGAAATCCTCAACGCGGAGTTGTGATGGACCGGTTCCATACGCGTGTCGTGGTGCTCTTGGCGTTGCTGGGCGGTTGCGCAACGGCGACGGAACCCGTCGCGATGAACGACGGCCCATACCTCGGGCCGACGCTGGAACCGGCGGCACTGATCGCGGAGCTACGCGCGCGGGCGGAGTCGCTGCCGACGCTGTGGGCCAACGGCACGTTCGAGGCCGAGTTCGTCTCGCCGGACCGCACCGACTTCGTCAATGGTTCGCTGGTCGTCCAACACCGCAAGCCCGGTGATCTGCGCGTCCTTGGCGACAAGGCCGGCCAACGCGTCTTCGACGTCGGGCTCAACGCCGACACGTATTGGGCCTTGGTCAAAGGCGGCACCGACACGCTTTGGTACGGCGCGATCGACGGCATCGATGCGGTCGACCAGCGTGCCTTGCCCGTGCGGCCGGATCAACTCGCCGACGTGTTCGGGCTCGCCGGCTTCGACGCGGACCTGCTCGCCGAGCCGTTTCCGGTGGTGCGGTTCAACCCGGACGACGACGTGTACATGGTGACGTGGCACGAGCGGCGGGACGATCTGCCCGGCGGGTCGCGGGTGGTTGCGGTGCGCGAGGTGTGGTACGACCGCGCGACGTTATTGCCGCGCTACGTGCATTTGTTTGATCCGCAGGGCCGGGTGATCGTGCGTGGGGATCTGTCGGATCACACCGAAGTCACCGACGCCGGCGGCACTCGACTTGCCCGCCGCTACGATCTCTTCTTTCCCGAGACCGGCAGCGTCATGCAACTCACGCTCGGACAACTTCGGCTCAGACGCGGACGCTTCCCGATAGCCCGTAGCTTCGCCGCACCCGATCCGGCCCGGCCGGGCGTGGGGAACGTGGTGAACCTCGACGATGCCCCTCTCAATGCGGGCGGTGTGCGTTGAGCCGGCTGTGGCCCATCCTGGCGGTGTTGCTCTCGGCAGCATCAGCCGACGCCGGGCTGCACGCGGCGTCCAACGACACGCACCTGTTCGTCACGGTGCCGACCACGGTCGAAACATCCGACGGTTCGGAGACGGTGGACGTCTTGGTGCGGCGTGAACGGTTCGCCGAAGGGCGTTGGCAGCGCGTTCGCAAACTCACGTCGTCGGCGGTGGGTCTGGCGGTGTTTCGGGGCGATGCGTTGGTGCTCGACGAAGCGGGCAACCTTCGACTCATCGCACCGGGCCGGGCTTCGGCCGTGACCGCGCCGCGTCCGATCACCGCCTTGGCAACGGTCGATGGCACCATCCTGGGCAACACCGCCGACGGACCGCTCGCGTTCGACGGGGCGTGGGCCGAGACGACGCTTGTGTTTCCCGAACCGGCCGACGAGGTGGCGGTGGAGTTTGCGGGCAGCCGTTATGTGTTCACGCCGACCGACACCGGCGTGTCCGTACAGGCGTTCGACGCCAGCGGTACACCTGTCGGTGATTCGACGCCGATTGATTTCAACGTGACCCCGCCGAAGCCGCCGTCGTGGCCGGTGTGGTTGCTCCTGGCGATGCTCGCGGCGACGGCGTGGGGAACGATGTCGTTGCGCAGCCCACCGCCACCGATCGCCGAGGCGAAGGTCGCGCCCGCCGGGGCGGGGCGCCGGTTCTTCGCGGGTGTCGTCGACATCATCCTCGGCTATCCGGTGGGTAGCTACCTTGCGTACACGTATGCGATCGACGCGCTGCCGGCCGGGACGGCGTCGGTCGTCGTGCTCATTGGCGGTTTCAGCCTGTACTTTCTGCTCACCGCCGCGGTCGAACTGGCGACCGGGCGCTCGATCGGCAAGTGGATCGCCGGGCTCGATGTCGTCGACCTCGACGGTAAGCCCGCGACCTTGGGCGCGCTGCTCACCCGCAACATCCTTCGCATTGCCGACGTGTGGCCGATCTTCCCGTTGGTGATCGTGCTGGTGCATCCCCTGCGTCAGCGGTTGGGCGACGCGGCGGCACGGACGATGGTCGTGCAGCGCACGCCCCCGGTGTCGGTCGGGCCCACGTCCGCGCCGTCGTGACCTGGCCCGTCGTGATCTTGTCCGGGCGATCGCGTATCCTTCGACGTTCCGTGCCCGACACTCCCGAGCTAAACCCGCCCGCCGATACGAAAGCCCGCGTGATCGGCTGGTTGCGTTTTGCACTGCGTTGGGGCATCGCCATTGCCGGGATCGCATGGGTCGTCACCCATCTGACCATCCGCGATCAGACGCTCGTGCTCGATGCCGACAACATTCCTCGCGATGCGGCGATCATCGAGCCGTTCGATGGGTCGAGGTTCGACGTCGAGTACCACGACGACGGCACGACCGAGACGGTGCCGCGTGACCGGCTCGTGCGCGGCCCGGACCGCGGCGAAGTGACCGTTGCCGGCGCGCCGACGGCGTTGCTCGGCATGCGGCTCCGCGAGGTCGACCGCCAACCCGTCGTCGAAGCGTTGCTCGTTCGTGATGGCGAGGTGGGGCGCTGGATCGACCCGGAACTCGCCACGGTCAACGGCCGGCCATACCGCCTGTCGATGGAGCAGCCGTTGATCCAGATCGGGCTCAGGCATCTCGTCGCCGACGCCGACCCGTTGCTGCTCGCGCTGGGCATGCTCGCGTTCCCGTCGACGTTCTTGCTCACCACGGTCCGCTGGCAGAAACTGTTGCAGGGTGTGGGGATTACGCTGACGTTCGGTCGGACGCTCACGTTGAACATGGTCGGGCTGTTTTACAGTTCGTTCCTACTGGGCAGCACCGGCGGCGACGTGATCAAGGCCGTGTACGCGGCCCGGCAGACCTCGGCGAAAGGGCGTGCCGTCATCAGCGTGCTCTTCGATCGCGGCGTCGGGCTGGTCGCGCTGATCATCCTCGGCGGCAGCGGCGCGGTCTACGGCTGGGTCACCGCCGGCAGCGACACGCCCACCGGTCGGGCATGCATGCAGGTCGCGATCATCAGTTTCGTCGTACTCGCATTCCTGCTGGTCGGCGCGTTCGTGCTGTTTCATCCGGCGTCTCGCGACCGGTTCGGCATTGTCGACCTCCTGCCCAAGCTCCCGGGTGCGGCCAGGACCAAGGGGCTGATCGAAGCCCTCGAGGATTACGCCCGTCGGCCCGGGCTGGTGGCGTATGCGATCGCGCTCACGTTCCCGGTGCACATCGCCGTGGTGCTCTGCGGCTACCTCGGAGGCAGGGCGTTCGGGCTGGAAGTGACGCCGATGTTTTACCTCGTTGCGGTGCCGGTGATCATTCTCGTCGGTTCGATCCCGATCACGCCGCAGGGGGCGGGGGTGCAAGAGTTTTTCGCCGTGCTGCTGCTCCAGCGGCAGGGCGTCACCGTCGGCGAGGCGTTCGCGCTCACGATGTTCATCCGGCTCGCGCACATCCTTTGGTACCTCACCGGCGGACTGTTTGTGCTCAAGGGCGGATACGGCGAAGGCAAGACGTCGGACGATGCCGAGCCAGACACGCCGGCAGCGGAACCGATCCCCTCCGCGTCGTGATCCCCTCCGCGTCGTGATCCCCTCCGCGTCGTGATCCCCGTGTGGCGACGGGAGACTACGCTTGGCGAATGCTCGGCCTCGATCGACTTCTGCTGCGTGTGCAAAACGTGCCGGCCGCCGCGCGGTTCTGGACGCAGACGTTCGGGCTCGAAGCCATCCGCTCCGACGAGCAGGTCGCATTGTTGAAGTTCAAGGAAGGCGGCGAGGTGTTACTCCACGCTGACCCGGACCTGCCGGCCGAAGGCGTCTTCATCCGCGTCGAATCGGTCCGACAAATGTACGAGCAACGTGGCGAACTCCGACTCACCTTCACAGGCCCCCCGACACGCATCGCCCGTGGCTACCGCGCCACGATCAAGGACCCGTTCGGAAACGTCATGCTCATCCTCGATCGCAGCGTCGACGAGAAAGCCGCCGAGGACACGCGCAGCAGCGGCGCACTTTTCCCCGGCGTCGAGACACCCGTGACGCCCAAGCGCGAGGTGCTCGGAAAGCTGTACGAGGAAGTCGGGCGCACCGCCGACGACCTGCCCTACACGCCGCACTTCGAGGCACTACACGAGCGTTACGCCCAGCACTTCAACGACCCGCAGCCCACGCGGCAGGAGACCTGGCGGCACCTGCTCAACTGCCGCAAGGCCGGCCAACTGCCCAAGCTCACCGAAGACGGCGAGAAGGCGAAGGCGCGTCTCAAGCCGCCGCCGGTGTCCGATGATGCCCGCAAGCTGCTGGCTGACCTGCTCGGCGACGAACTCAGCCGCCGCGACCGACTTCCCTACGCACCGCGTTTCGACGAAGTGAATGAGGCGTTCAACAAAGCCATGCATGAGCTTGGCCAGCGTCCGGTGAGCCCGCACCAACTCTGGCGAATGATCGCGACGCTGGCGAAATGAGGGGTTAACGTGTGGGCATGGTGCCGTCGTTGTTGTTGACGTGTTTGTTCGTCGTCGTGCCCACGACCCGGCAGGCCGAAGTGTCGTCGGAAGTTGCGGCGCTCGTCGAACAACTTGGCTCGGAGCAGTTCCGCGATCGCCGTCAAGCCATGCGCGGCCTGCGGGAGCAGGGCGAGGCGGCCCGCGTCGCCTTGGAGCTGGCCCTCGATAGCGATGACGCGGAAGTCCGCGCGTTGGCCCGGACACTTTTGGTCGAACTCGGTGCAGCGAGCCGGCTGCGTGAGTCGCGCGTCTCGCTCAAGCTCGACAAGGTTCCCGTGGCTGATGCGTTGGCCGCGTTGGAGGAGGCGATCGATTTCAAGTTCGTCGTCGAGCCGAACAACTGGCAGGAGTTCGGCCAGCACGGTAACGTCAGCGTCGACTTGCAGGACGTGCCGTTGATCGATGCGCTACGCGAGGTGATACCACGTTGCGGCTTGTCGGTCAGCGAGCACGGGCAAGGCCAGCTCTGGGCGTGGGGCGAGCAGGATTGGCCGGACTATCCGTTGCACCGCGCCGGTGCGGTTCAGATCGAGGCCCGCCGTATCGAGCTGAACCAGCACGCGTCGGTCAACCTCGCGCACGGGGCCGCCGACCGTCACACCAACGGGAGTATCACCTTTCTCGTGCTCGTCGAGCCCAAGCTCCGCACGCTCGGACAACCGACGATCGAGTTCGAGCGCGTTGTAACCCCCGATGGCAAGGAGATCCGCACCGGACCCAACGATTACGGACATCACCACGGCCAAGCCAGCGGCGGCCTTTTCCACATCGTCACGCGACCACTCGATCTGTCCTTCGCCGAGGACGCGCCCGAAGCCATCGGCAAGCTCACCGGCACCGTCTCTCTCCGTGTCGAAACACGCAGCGACGAGTTCGTCATCGACAACCCGCTCGAAAACACGGGCGAAACGTCGTATCTCAAGACGGACCTTTCGGTCGGTAAGCTCCGCGAAACCGGGGCCGGTCGGTTCACCGTCCACGTGAAGATCAAGAACGTCGGCGAGATTACGTCGGACCCCTCGTTTCTTGCCGGTCTTCGCTTGGAGCTCAACGATGGCCGTACGGTCCGCCCCATGGTGCCCCGCTCCAGACGCCACGAGCAGTCGATCGAAGCCGACTTGCGCTACCAGTTTCACAACGAGAATGCCGACAACGACGCCCCCGTGGCCCGTCCGACCCGCCTCGTCTGGCACATCCCGCTGGAAATGGAAGAGCGTGTGATCCCGTTCGAGTTTAACGATCTGCCGTTGCCGTGAGGTTTGCCGCGACGGTCGCTATCGTGGCTTTCATGTCCGATCTGCCCCGCACGCATTCGTCGAAAGTCACCGAAGGTCCCTCCCGCGCGCCGCACCGGGCGTTTTTCCGGGCGATGGGGTTGGATGACGAACAGATTCATCGGCCTTGGGTCGGCGTGGCGAGCACGTGGAACGAGGCGACGCCGTGCAACATCACGCTCGACCGCCAAGCCCGTGCCGCCCAGCGCGGCGTCGATACGGCGGGCGGCACCGGACGAATGTTCACCGCGATCAGCGTTTCCGACGGCATCGCGATGGGCCATGAGGGGATGAAGGCGTCGCTGGTGTCGCGCGAGGTCATCGCCGACAGCATCGAGCTGATGATTCATGGTCACGGCTACGACGCGGTCGTCGGCGTGGCCGGTTGTGACAAGTCGCTGCCCGGGACGCTCATGGCGATGGCCCGGCTCAATCTGCCGAGCGTGTTCCTCTACGGCGGCACGATTCTCCCCGGCAACTTTCGCGGCAAGCCCGTCACCGTGCAGGACGTCTACGAAGCCGTCGGCGCACACGCGGCGGGCAAGATGTCCGACGACGACCTGTACGAGATGGAATGCGTGGCGTGCCCGAGCGCGGGCAGCTGCGGCGGGCAGTTCACGGCCAACACGATGGCTTGCGTCGCCGAGGCGCTGGGCATGAGCTTGCCGATGAGTGGAAGCCCGCCAGCGGTCGACGAGACCCGCGACGAGTACGCCGTCGAAGCCGGCAAGGCGGTGATGCGCCTGCTCGCCGACGGCATCACGGCACGCGACATCATGACCCGCAAGGCGTTGGAGAACGGCGTCACGATCGCCGCCGCGACCGGTGGCTCGACCAACATCGCGTTGCACCTGCCAGCCATTGCCAACGAGCTCGGCATCGACTTCACGCTCGACGACATCGACCGCATCAGCCGACGCACGCCGATCATCGCCGACCTCAAACCGTTCGGCCGATACACCGCCCTCGACGTCCACGAAGCCGGCGGCATCCCCGCGATCCTCAAGGTGCTTCTCGACGCCGATCTCATCCACGGCGATTGCCTGACCGTCACCGGCAAGACCATGGCCGAGAACCTCGCCGACGTGAAGCTCAAGGACGGTCAAGACGTGATCGTCCCGGCGTCCAAGGCGTACTCGCCGACGGGTGGCCTGAACATCTTGCGCGGCTCGCTCTGCCCCGACGGCTCGGTCATCAAGACCGCCGGCGTGAAGAAGCTCCAGCACCGCGGCCCGGCCAAGTGTTTCGACTGCGAGGAAGACGCCATGGCTGCCGTGAGCGCGAACAAAATCGTCGCTGGCGACACGGTCATCATCCGCTACGAAGGCCCCAAGGGCGGGCCCGGCATGCGCGAGATGCTCGGCGTCACCGCCGCGATCGTCGGGCAGGGTTTGGGCTACGACGTGTGCATGATCACCGACGGCCGGTTCAGCGGCGCGACGCGCGGCCTGATGGTCGGCCATGCCGGTCCCGAAGCGATGGTCGGCGGCCCGATCGCGCTGGTGCGTGACGGCGACATGATCGCCGTCGACGCCGAGGCCGGCACGATCGAGTTGGAAGTCGACGACAACGAGTTGGCCCGCCGCCGCGCGGCGTTCGTGCCGCCGCCGATCAACTACGACGGCGGCGTGCTCTGGAAGTTCGCCACCCTCGTCGGCCCCGCCAGCGCGGGGGCTGTCACCAGCCCCGCACGTGTCAAGTCCCTGCAACTCAACGAGCTGTGAGCCCTGTGCATCACCGCCGGCGTCGGACGAGCATGACGGCCCCGACGAGTCCTGCCAGCGCCGATGCCGGCTCGGGAACTTGGTTGAACTCGCCGACGATGAAGAAGCCGCTCACGAACGTCGGTCCCGCGTTGGGGGCGGCGAAAGTGATGTCGAGCGTGCCGTCGACGTCCGACATCACGTCGACGAAGTTGAACAGCGTTCCCGTGCCTGCGGTGCCGACCGCGGCGGGGAGGAACTCGACACTTGCCCCACCGACTGTCGCCAGCCCGGCGTTGTCCGGCCCGATCCCCGCCGCGATGTTCGAACTGAACGACGCGATCGTGTAGGTGCTGCTCGGGAGCAGGTCGTTGTAGGTGAACGTCACCGAACTGCCGGGCGCGAACTCATAGAAGTCGGCGGCAACCTCGGTGGCGGCGACGCCGTCGAATGTGTCATCCGCGTCGCCGATGCCGGGTCCGACGAAGCCGGTGCCGGTCAACTCACTGATCGTCAGCGACACCGTGGTTTGTGCTCCCGCGTCCGCGCCGAGGCTGACGAAAAGGTTCGAGCCTTCGGGATTCACCTGCAGCGGCGTGTCGAGCGGGACCGACAAGCCCGAGCCGTCCTGGATCGCGCCAATGGTGCCGCCGAAAGTCGCGTCGAGGTCGTCGGCCGTCAGGCCGTTGATCGGCACGGCCGACGGGGCGATCGACCCGGAGCCGATGTCGCCTTCGAAGTCGAGAATGACGACGCCGCTGACGGTCGATTGTGCATGTGTGTTGGTGGTCGAGAGGGTGACGCACGCGGAAGCCGCGGCGATGGTGAGCGCGGCAGGTGTTCTGA is part of the Planctomycetota bacterium genome and encodes:
- a CDS encoding RDD family protein; its protein translation is MSRLWPILAVLLSAASADAGLHAASNDTHLFVTVPTTVETSDGSETVDVLVRRERFAEGRWQRVRKLTSSAVGLAVFRGDALVLDEAGNLRLIAPGRASAVTAPRPITALATVDGTILGNTADGPLAFDGAWAETTLVFPEPADEVAVEFAGSRYVFTPTDTGVSVQAFDASGTPVGDSTPIDFNVTPPKPPSWPVWLLLAMLAATAWGTMSLRSPPPPIAEAKVAPAGAGRRFFAGVVDIILGYPVGSYLAYTYAIDALPAGTASVVVLIGGFSLYFLLTAAVELATGRSIGKWIAGLDVVDLDGKPATLGALLTRNILRIADVWPIFPLVIVLVHPLRQRLGDAAARTMVVQRTPPVSVGPTSAPS
- a CDS encoding lysylphosphatidylglycerol synthase transmembrane domain-containing protein; this encodes MPDTPELNPPADTKARVIGWLRFALRWGIAIAGIAWVVTHLTIRDQTLVLDADNIPRDAAIIEPFDGSRFDVEYHDDGTTETVPRDRLVRGPDRGEVTVAGAPTALLGMRLREVDRQPVVEALLVRDGEVGRWIDPELATVNGRPYRLSMEQPLIQIGLRHLVADADPLLLALGMLAFPSTFLLTTVRWQKLLQGVGITLTFGRTLTLNMVGLFYSSFLLGSTGGDVIKAVYAARQTSAKGRAVISVLFDRGVGLVALIILGGSGAVYGWVTAGSDTPTGRACMQVAIISFVVLAFLLVGAFVLFHPASRDRFGIVDLLPKLPGAARTKGLIEALEDYARRPGLVAYAIALTFPVHIAVVLCGYLGGRAFGLEVTPMFYLVAVPVIILVGSIPITPQGAGVQEFFAVLLLQRQGVTVGEAFALTMFIRLAHILWYLTGGLFVLKGGYGEGKTSDDAEPDTPAAEPIPSAS
- a CDS encoding VOC family protein, coding for MLGLDRLLLRVQNVPAAARFWTQTFGLEAIRSDEQVALLKFKEGGEVLLHADPDLPAEGVFIRVESVRQMYEQRGELRLTFTGPPTRIARGYRATIKDPFGNVMLILDRSVDEKAAEDTRSSGALFPGVETPVTPKREVLGKLYEEVGRTADDLPYTPHFEALHERYAQHFNDPQPTRQETWRHLLNCRKAGQLPKLTEDGEKAKARLKPPPVSDDARKLLADLLGDELSRRDRLPYAPRFDEVNEAFNKAMHELGQRPVSPHQLWRMIATLAK
- the ilvD gene encoding dihydroxy-acid dehydratase; the encoded protein is MSDLPRTHSSKVTEGPSRAPHRAFFRAMGLDDEQIHRPWVGVASTWNEATPCNITLDRQARAAQRGVDTAGGTGRMFTAISVSDGIAMGHEGMKASLVSREVIADSIELMIHGHGYDAVVGVAGCDKSLPGTLMAMARLNLPSVFLYGGTILPGNFRGKPVTVQDVYEAVGAHAAGKMSDDDLYEMECVACPSAGSCGGQFTANTMACVAEALGMSLPMSGSPPAVDETRDEYAVEAGKAVMRLLADGITARDIMTRKALENGVTIAAATGGSTNIALHLPAIANELGIDFTLDDIDRISRRTPIIADLKPFGRYTALDVHEAGGIPAILKVLLDADLIHGDCLTVTGKTMAENLADVKLKDGQDVIVPASKAYSPTGGLNILRGSLCPDGSVIKTAGVKKLQHRGPAKCFDCEEDAMAAVSANKIVAGDTVIIRYEGPKGGPGMREMLGVTAAIVGQGLGYDVCMITDGRFSGATRGLMVGHAGPEAMVGGPIALVRDGDMIAVDAEAGTIELEVDDNELARRRAAFVPPPINYDGGVLWKFATLVGPASAGAVTSPARVKSLQLNEL